CCGACGGCAGCTGGCTGCGGATCGTCGACTACGTCTACGTCACCGGCAATACCTGCACGATCGACTTCCACTCCGCCTCGGCGGCCGGCGCCTGGACGAACTATGACGACGTCACCTTCGTCTACGGCTCGGCCCCGCTGGCGATCCGCGGCGCCGACGTCTCCAGCCTCTACCGCGGCGAGCAGGACGGCGGCGTCTACTACACCAGCTCCGGCACCAAGGAGAACGCGCTGCAGATCATGGCGGGCGCTGGTATGAACTACGTCCGGCTGCGCGTGTGGGTCAACCCCGCGGACGGGTTCGACAATGAGACCCAGCTGCTCGCCATGGCCAAACAGGCCTACAGCACCTACGGACAGCAGATCCTGCTCGACTTCCACTACTCCGACACCTGGGCCGACCCGGGCCACCAGACCGTCCCCGCGGCCTGGGCCTCGGACAGCCTGAGCGCCCTCGAGACGCAGGTCTACAACTACTCCAAGCAGGACGTCGCAGACCTCGTGGCCCAGGGCACGCCGCCCGCGATGGTCCAGGTGGGCAACGAGATCAACGCCGGCATGCTGTGGAGCGACGGCTCGACCTCGAACTGGTCGCAGCTGGCCGCGCTGCTCAAGCAGGGCATCGCCGGCGTCAAGGCGGCCGACTCGTCCACCAAGATCATGCTGCACCTCGCGTCCTCGGACAGCCTCTCGACTCTCGAGACCTGGTACACCAACGCGATCAACTACGGCGTCTCGTTCGACGTCATCGGACTGTCCTACTACGACTACTGGCACGGCCGGCTCGACGTCCTGCAGACCGACCTCGACGGCCTGGCCGCCAAGTACGGCAAGCAGGTGGCCATCGCCGAGACCGCGTACCCGTGGACGATGACCTCGGGCGACTCGCTGACCCCGTCGTTCGACACCTCCAGCGAGCTCGACTCCGGATACGCCGCGAGCGCCTACGGCCAGATGTCGAACTTCCGCGACGTGCTCTCGATCGTGCAGGCCGTGCCGAACGGCCTCGGGCTCGGCGCGTTCTACTGGGAGCCGACCTGGACCGTGGTCTCCGGCAACGGCTGGGACCCGACCAGTTCCTCCTCGCTCGACGCGTGGGAGAACCAGGCGATGTTCAACTACTCGGACACCGCGCTCTCGGCGATCAACGACTTCGCCGCCCGCTGATCCGGCATGGTGAAGGCCCTGCGGGATCGTCGTGAT
This genomic window from Actinospica robiniae DSM 44927 contains:
- a CDS encoding glycoside hydrolase family 53 protein encodes the protein MTRHPHPPSPSISPENTGSAPHRALRAATRSVSGPARRAANRPLRVLAAFLLASATAVGAATPAFATTTTPTVTNPGFESNGAGTATPTGWTASGTTAASYTESGGRSGSYRLSHYSASAYTVDTYQTISNITPGYYTFGVWVRTDDVGGSNWITMSSCGSTAPKTYVPVDTDGSWLRIVDYVYVTGNTCTIDFHSASAAGAWTNYDDVTFVYGSAPLAIRGADVSSLYRGEQDGGVYYTSSGTKENALQIMAGAGMNYVRLRVWVNPADGFDNETQLLAMAKQAYSTYGQQILLDFHYSDTWADPGHQTVPAAWASDSLSALETQVYNYSKQDVADLVAQGTPPAMVQVGNEINAGMLWSDGSTSNWSQLAALLKQGIAGVKAADSSTKIMLHLASSDSLSTLETWYTNAINYGVSFDVIGLSYYDYWHGRLDVLQTDLDGLAAKYGKQVAIAETAYPWTMTSGDSLTPSFDTSSELDSGYAASAYGQMSNFRDVLSIVQAVPNGLGLGAFYWEPTWTVVSGNGWDPTSSSSLDAWENQAMFNYSDTALSAINDFAAR